The genomic interval ATCTGGTCAGATAAACCTTCGCCAAGCAATAGATCGAACCCTAGAGTTTATAAGTTACACCGGTAGGCATTATAAGTTAAAAGATGAGATAGCAACATTAATGGTTAGGCCAAGAGGTTGGCATATGACAGATAAGAACTTGCTAATTAATGGAGAACAAGTTTCGGCTTCCCTTTTAGATTTTGGATTGTTTTTCTTTCACAATGCACAAAAACTTATCGATAATGGAACAGGACCGTATTTCTATTTACCAAAATTAGAGAATCATAAAGAGGCGCGTTTATGGAACGATGTTTTCATATTTGCACAAGACCAGTTGGGTATAAAGCAAGGAACCATTAAGGCCACTGTCCTAATAGAAACAATACTAGCGGCTTTTGAGATGGACGAAATCTTATATGAATTAAGAGAGCATTCGGCCGGTTTAAATTGTGGTAGATGGGATTATATCTTTAGCTACATTAAAAAGTATAGAAGGTGGCCTGAGTTTATCTTGCCAGATCGCCACCAAGTGGGTATGACATCCCATTTTATGGCGTCTTATTCCATGTTACTTATTCAGACCTGCCATAAACGTGGAGTGCATGCCATGGGTGGTATGGCAGCTCAAATTCCAATTAAAAATGATTTGGAAGCCAATGCGAAAGCAATGGATAAAGTAAGAGAAGATAAACTGCGAGAAGTGCA from Flavobacteriales bacterium carries:
- the aceB gene encoding malate synthase A, with translation SGQINLRQAIDRTLEFISYTGRHYKLKDEIATLMVRPRGWHMTDKNLLINGEQVSASLLDFGLFFFHNAQKLIDNGTGPYFYLPKLENHKEARLWNDVFIFAQDQLGIKQGTIKATVLIETILAAFEMDEILYELREHSAGLNCGRWDYIFSYIKKYRRWPEFILPDRHQVGMTSHFMASYSMLLIQTCHKRGVHAMGGMAAQIPIKNDLEANAKAMDKVREDKLREVHNGHDGTWVAHPGMIPMVREIFDEFMPDANQIDVKREDVKITNRDLLEDPIGEITEEGLRNNVDVAIQYIEAWLGGSGSVPIYNLMEDAATAEIARTQIWQWIHNIKGRLSTGQNITIGLYRKNVDIVVSQLIQLIGEDAYKAGKYDLAVEILDKMVMEPEFTDFLTLEAYRYIQE